The nucleotide sequence TCAAAGTACAGAGATCCTAATGCTGGCACAACAAATAACCCATCTACCCACTACTATGGGATAATGGGGCCTGGAGATCTGATTGATAACGCACCGAATGTCGTGAACGGAGTAACTTACACCTACCGAGTCGGAAATGGTGCAACCAATGGTGCGTTTTCCGGTCATGGGATGCTGACACAATATCGGGATACCACAGGTAGTATTACAACAAAATACCGCATTCGATTAACTGATGTGACCGATGGCTTGACAAATACCATTATGGTAGGAGAGCGTTCGATTAATCTTCCTACAGGGCAAACGAACGATTACCGAAGCTGGATTCGTGGGAACAATGGTGGCAGTGGTGCAACCAAGTGCGTGACTTATCCGATTAATTCAACTAATTACAACGGTTCAAACAATTTTAACCACATCAGTATGGCGAGCCACCACACTGGTGGGTGTAACTTTGCTTTGGGTGATGGTTCGGTACGATTCATTCGTTCTTCAATTGCGCTGAACATCTACAAAGCATCTGCCAGCATTAACTCGGGCGAAGTGTTCGCTTTTGATAACTAGGCCTCGACTAACCAAAACTTTTCCTCTCTACTGGAGACATCAAGAGTAACTCGATGTACCAATATTTAAAAAGCTATTGTCCGCGTATCTTCGCTGTTGTGCTGTTACTTGCCGCTACGAACGGCTGTAACAACAATGGCACGTACCGCATATCCGGGACTGTTGTCTTTGATGGAAAGCCTGTACCAAAAGGGAAGATTTATTTCATCCCCGATTCCTCGAAAGGAAATGAGGGTGTTACTGGCTACGCCAACATCATTAATGGGAAGTTTGATACCAGCTCCGAAGGGGGAGCAGGCTTTATCGGTGGGCCAACGATCATCGCCATTGAAGGTTTTGATCCCGATGCCCCACCTGATGCTCCCAAGCCAGGCGAAGAATCTACCGAAGCGACCATCAAAGTGCTCTTTGCTCGTTATGAAATTGCTGAAGATTTGCCAAAAGAAAGCATTTCGGACAAAAAGTTTGATGTGCCTGCTTCTGCCAGCAAAGGCCCAACCAAAAAAGTGGATCCCAATTTTGTGAATCCTTAAGTCTTTCAGTTTGCTCAATTTTGGTTCTGAAGAATCCGTTCCCAGCCATAGTTCGTATACCAAATAGGTAATTATTTCACGTGGCCTACCGAACGATTCATCCTTGACAAACTATGACTTCTGATTCCCAGCCACCGGATAACGACCGGAAAAAAGCCCGTTCTGCGATGTTCATTGTCTTTTTCGTGGTCTTGATTGACCTTCTAGGCTTTGGCATTGTACTCCCGTTACTGCCTCGCATTTCGGAACAGTTATTGACCACCGCAGCCGTTGCTACACAGTGGCACGGCCTGATCATCGGCGGGGTGCTTTCAGTCTTTTCATTGATGCAGTTTCTCGTCGCCCCGTTGTGGGGACAGGTTTCGGATCGAATCGGCCGCCGGCCAGTGTTGCTGATCGGTCTGGTAGGTTCTGTCGTCTTCTACATCCTTTTTGGTGTGGCATGCACGTTGATTGCCACAAAGCCACAACTCGCCCTGATATTAATGTTTGTTTCCCGCTTTGGTGCAGGTATTGCCGGAGCCACAATTTCAACCGCCCAAGCGGTGATTGCAGATTGCACACCAAAAGAAAAACGTTCTCACGGTATGGCAATGATTGGTATCGCCTTTGGTGTGGGCTTCACCATCGGACCGATCATTGCTGGTGTCGCGCTGGCAATCATGCCCAACAATCTGGAGTTAACAGGTTATTTTGCTGCGGGCCTGTCGTTCATTGCGTTATTGATGGGATTGCGGATGTTGCCGGAAACAAGAAAATTCGGCAATCATTCTGCAAGACGTGGCTGGATCGATACCAAAGGTATGTTCAACACACTGAAAACCCCCACCGTGGGGCTTTTGGTGCTTATTTTCTTCCTTGCCACATTTGGCTTTGCCAAGTTCGAAAGTACATTGGCGCTGCTTACTGGCGATTTTGGCTACGACATCCGCGATAACTTCTGGATTTTTGCCTATGTGGGCTTTGTGCTGATGTTGACCCAGGGGTTGTTGTACCGCCGGATGGTGAAAAAACTGTTCGAAGTGCGGATGATGCAACTAGGGCTGGTCTTCATGTTTGTGGGATTACTGTTTCTTGCAACGGTTGCTGTGTGGCAGGCCGCACCCGCCCGCCAATTGCTGTTTTTTGTGGCACTTGCAGTGGGCGTGGTTGGTTTTGCATTTCTAACGCCATCTGTACAAGCATTGATTTC is from Zavarzinella sp. and encodes:
- a CDS encoding DUF1559 domain-containing protein codes for the protein MFSTLRKRAAFTLIELLVVIAIIAILIGLLLPAVQKVREAANRAKCTNNLKQLGIALHAFHDANGALPPGAEEQVCPRSNSNCTTGFFAGTSWIVHTLPYIEQDNIYRLYNFDLAHNNAANGTAVGMQVVKSIYCPSGPDPSKYRDPNAGTTNNPSTHYYGIMGPGDLIDNAPNVVNGVTYTYRVGNGATNGAFSGHGMLTQYRDTTGSITTKYRIRLTDVTDGLTNTIMVGERSINLPTGQTNDYRSWIRGNNGGSGATKCVTYPINSTNYNGSNNFNHISMASHHTGGCNFALGDGSVRFIRSSIALNIYKASASINSGEVFAFDN
- a CDS encoding MFS transporter — its product is MTSDSQPPDNDRKKARSAMFIVFFVVLIDLLGFGIVLPLLPRISEQLLTTAAVATQWHGLIIGGVLSVFSLMQFLVAPLWGQVSDRIGRRPVLLIGLVGSVVFYILFGVACTLIATKPQLALILMFVSRFGAGIAGATISTAQAVIADCTPKEKRSHGMAMIGIAFGVGFTIGPIIAGVALAIMPNNLELTGYFAAGLSFIALLMGLRMLPETRKFGNHSARRGWIDTKGMFNTLKTPTVGLLVLIFFLATFGFAKFESTLALLTGDFGYDIRDNFWIFAYVGFVLMLTQGLLYRRMVKKLFEVRMMQLGLVFMFVGLLFLATVAVWQAAPARQLLFFVALAVGVVGFAFLTPSVQALISIRSDPNRQGEVLGVNQAFSALARILGPVVGIVLFKAHSSHILPYVAAGLLMLPVFAMLPKIKRTPAEKAAS